A region from the Enterobacter roggenkampii genome encodes:
- a CDS encoding helix-turn-helix domain-containing protein gives MNTITDTMNQRISARIRLERESRGWSLSELADRAGVSRAMIHKIERGDSSPTATLLARLSGAFGISMSTLIARAEMQEGKLLRLANQPVWRDPQTHYLRRHVSPRTDLPIDLVQIELPAGSDVPMPASSYALARQLIWLQSGELVFQEGDTRHEMQAGDCLELGPPNDCRFINETNETCIYLVVRLNQSGS, from the coding sequence ATGAACACCATAACAGACACAATGAATCAACGGATTAGCGCAAGAATTCGCCTTGAACGCGAGTCTCGCGGGTGGTCCCTGAGCGAGCTGGCGGACCGGGCAGGCGTCTCCCGCGCCATGATCCATAAAATCGAGCGCGGGGACAGTAGCCCGACAGCCACCTTGCTTGCCCGCCTGTCGGGCGCGTTTGGCATCAGCATGTCAACGCTGATTGCCCGGGCCGAAATGCAGGAGGGCAAGCTGCTGCGCCTGGCAAATCAGCCCGTCTGGCGCGACCCGCAGACGCACTACCTTCGCCGCCATGTTTCTCCCCGTACCGATCTGCCCATCGACCTTGTTCAGATTGAACTGCCTGCGGGCAGCGATGTTCCGATGCCGGCCTCTTCTTACGCGCTGGCGCGTCAGCTTATCTGGCTGCAGTCCGGTGAGCTGGTGTTTCAGGAGGGCGATACGCGCCACGAAATGCAAGCCGGAGACTGTCTTGAGCTGGGGCCGCCTAATGACTGCCGGTTCATTAACGAGACGAACGAAACCTGCATCTATCTGGTTGTACGCCTCAATCAGTCTGGCTCGTAA
- a CDS encoding GNAT family N-acetyltransferase, which translates to MIVRHACKEDCAAIGEIYNHAVLHTAAIWNDKTVDTDNRIAWFEARSLAGYPVLVSEEDGVITGYASFGDWRAFDGFRHTVEHSVYVHPAHQGKGIGRTLMKALINEARAIGKHVMVAGIEAQNHASIHLHETLGFVTTGQMPQVGTKFGRWLDLTFMQLQLDERSDPDAIP; encoded by the coding sequence ATGATCGTTCGTCATGCCTGCAAAGAAGACTGCGCTGCGATAGGCGAGATTTACAACCACGCGGTGCTGCACACTGCCGCGATCTGGAACGATAAAACCGTCGATACCGATAACCGAATCGCCTGGTTTGAGGCGCGCTCGCTTGCGGGCTACCCGGTTCTGGTGAGCGAGGAAGACGGCGTAATCACCGGCTACGCCTCTTTCGGCGACTGGCGCGCCTTTGACGGTTTCCGTCATACGGTTGAGCACTCGGTCTACGTCCACCCGGCCCATCAGGGCAAAGGGATTGGCCGCACGCTGATGAAGGCGCTGATTAACGAGGCCCGCGCCATCGGTAAACACGTGATGGTGGCCGGGATTGAAGCGCAAAACCATGCCTCGATTCATCTCCATGAAACGCTCGGCTTTGTGACGACCGGACAAATGCCGCAGGTGGGAACCAAGTTTGGCCGCTGGCTGGACTTAACCTTTATGCAGCTGCAGCTGGACGAGCGCAGCGACCCGGACGCGATCCCATGA
- a CDS encoding DMT family transporter has protein sequence MNQSLTLAFLVAAGIGLVVQNTLMVRITQSSSTILIAMLLNSLVGIVLFVSILLLKQGVAGFSELAATVRWWTLIPGLLGSFFVFASISGYQNVGAATTIAVLVASQLIGGLVLDVLRSQGIPLRALIGPVCGAVMLVVGAWLVARRQF, from the coding sequence ATGAATCAGTCACTGACGCTGGCGTTTCTGGTGGCGGCGGGCATTGGCCTGGTGGTGCAAAACACCCTGATGGTGCGTATCACCCAGTCCTCCTCCACCATTCTTATCGCGATGCTGCTGAATTCGCTGGTCGGCATCGTGCTGTTTGTCAGCATTCTGCTGCTGAAACAGGGCGTCGCCGGGTTCAGCGAGCTCGCCGCAACGGTGCGCTGGTGGACGCTTATCCCGGGGCTGCTGGGGTCGTTTTTTGTGTTTGCCAGCATCAGCGGCTATCAGAACGTTGGCGCGGCGACGACCATCGCCGTGCTGGTGGCAAGCCAGCTGATTGGCGGGCTGGTGCTGGACGTGCTGAGGAGCCAGGGCATCCCGCTGCGCGCCCTGATCGGCCCGGTGTGCGGCGCGGTGATGCTGGTGGTCGGGGCCTGGCTGGTGGCGCGACGCCAGTTTTGA
- a CDS encoding YdcY family protein produces MSHLNEVIARVDAAIEESVITHMNELLIELSDDAELSREDRYTQQQRLRTAISHHGKQHKEEMDAREEQLTKGGSIL; encoded by the coding sequence ATGTCACATTTAAACGAAGTTATCGCCCGCGTCGATGCCGCCATCGAAGAGAGCGTCATTACCCACATGAACGAACTGCTGATCGAATTAAGCGATGATGCAGAGCTCAGCCGTGAAGATCGCTACACTCAGCAGCAGCGTCTGCGCACCGCGATTTCGCACCACGGTAAGCAGCATAAAGAGGAGATGGACGCGCGTGAGGAACAGCTGACGAAAGGCGGCAGCATACTGTAA
- a CDS encoding ABC transporter substrate-binding protein: MSTGKTLLALALSALLPAGAAWAANNDTLIYCSEASPESFNPQIASSGPSFVASSQVLYNRLINFDPVKNTPVPSLAESWTISPDGKTYTFTLRKGVKFNSNKYFKPTRDFNADDVIFSVMRQKDPKHPYHNVSQGNYEYFNDVGLDKLIQDVKKVDDYHVQFTLSEPNAAFLADWGMDFASILSAEYADAMLKKGTPENVDTWPIGTGPYVLQQYKVDSLIRYVANPNYWEGEVPTKHLIFSITPNVETRLAKLQTNECQIIPAPSPVQFDAIKNNKDLTLHAVDALNVGYLAFNTEKKPFDNLLVRQALNYATDKKAIVNAVFMGSGTVAKSPIPPNMLGFNKDLKDYSYDPEKAKALLKQAGLEKGAEVTLWSMPVQRPYNPNSRRIAEMIQSDWAKVGVKAKIVSYEWGEYLSGMRKGEHDSALFGWMSDNGDPDNFADVLLGCNSIKTGSNAARWCDKGYDALVQKAKLTSSPAERAKLYGQAQEIFYQQAPWIALANGKTFYATRSNVTGYSVSLMGSDFSKAKLN; encoded by the coding sequence ATGTCTACAGGGAAAACACTGCTCGCCCTTGCGCTGAGCGCGCTGTTACCAGCCGGTGCCGCATGGGCGGCAAACAACGACACCCTTATTTACTGTTCAGAAGCCTCCCCCGAGTCCTTCAACCCACAAATCGCCAGCTCTGGCCCGTCTTTTGTGGCCAGCTCTCAGGTGCTGTATAACCGCCTGATCAATTTCGACCCGGTGAAAAATACTCCGGTGCCGTCGCTGGCGGAGTCCTGGACAATCTCCCCGGACGGCAAGACCTATACCTTTACCCTGCGTAAAGGGGTGAAGTTCAACAGCAACAAATACTTCAAACCGACGCGCGATTTTAATGCCGATGACGTTATTTTCTCGGTCATGCGCCAGAAAGACCCTAAACACCCGTACCACAACGTGTCGCAGGGGAACTACGAGTACTTTAATGATGTCGGTCTCGATAAGCTGATCCAGGACGTGAAAAAGGTCGATGATTACCACGTTCAGTTCACCCTCAGCGAACCCAACGCCGCGTTTCTGGCCGACTGGGGGATGGATTTCGCCTCGATTCTCTCCGCGGAATACGCCGACGCGATGCTGAAAAAAGGCACGCCTGAGAACGTGGACACCTGGCCGATTGGTACCGGGCCTTACGTGCTGCAGCAGTACAAAGTGGATTCGCTGATCCGCTACGTCGCGAACCCGAACTACTGGGAGGGCGAGGTGCCGACGAAGCATCTCATCTTCTCCATTACGCCAAACGTGGAAACCCGCCTGGCGAAGCTGCAGACCAACGAGTGCCAGATCATTCCTGCGCCATCCCCGGTTCAGTTTGACGCCATCAAGAACAACAAAGACCTGACGCTGCACGCCGTCGATGCGCTGAACGTCGGTTATCTGGCGTTTAACACCGAGAAAAAACCGTTTGATAACCTGCTGGTGCGTCAGGCGCTCAACTACGCGACCGACAAGAAGGCCATCGTTAATGCGGTCTTTATGGGATCGGGCACGGTGGCAAAATCGCCGATCCCGCCAAATATGCTGGGCTTCAATAAAGACCTGAAGGACTACAGCTACGATCCTGAAAAAGCGAAAGCCCTGCTGAAGCAGGCGGGTCTGGAGAAGGGCGCGGAAGTCACGCTGTGGTCAATGCCGGTGCAGCGTCCGTATAACCCGAATTCGCGTCGTATCGCGGAGATGATCCAGAGCGACTGGGCGAAAGTCGGCGTGAAGGCCAAAATTGTCTCTTACGAGTGGGGCGAATATCTCTCCGGAATGCGTAAAGGCGAGCATGACTCCGCGCTGTTTGGCTGGATGTCCGACAACGGCGACCCGGACAACTTTGCCGACGTGCTGCTCGGCTGCAACAGCATTAAAACCGGCTCAAACGCCGCGCGCTGGTGCGATAAGGGGTATGATGCCCTCGTACAAAAAGCGAAGCTGACCAGCAGCCCGGCCGAGCGCGCGAAGCTCTATGGCCAGGCGCAGGAGATTTTCTACCAGCAGGCGCCGTGGATTGCGCTGGCCAACGGGAAAACGTTCTACGCGACCCGCAGCAACGTGACCGGGTACAGCGTAAGCCTGATGGGGAGCGATTTCTCAAAAGCGAAGCTGAACTAA
- a CDS encoding SrfA family protein: MAKTLLRSGNLDDFQAVGGGGQAVFESALQIREALRLRKQQAIVDCLAIPQVNDSGDRVDWYSPVEGSVISWKAADEDDRYRALRYLENTLASVESLSKKCLQSPKTAQQLFGSLLSKAFQFPGENFLFLVDGKPVISFWGFVNLNENARDDVLDCLRESLIPEPAPVVIDDPEPEPEPEPVMTFEHADEPLIAPSTVVRITPEDLYEPEPAPVVAQPVQEPVPANIVKKRRVPLWTLPVAAVIVAAVAAPLLWPKQAPSAEPAPAPAPEPVEIAPKPIKAVEPLAMKLPLHQAEVMASKEKEAAPAEAAPQPAPVVIVAIPKDAMVMEANQVKAGSTRFLNGTWRAILDVKDPVTGKPPSLRYQIQNNKGFARVVHGDNIVCRAEVFSGLHSNGELMIKSRGTARCTDGSRYPMPEVACKAGTSDIAECRARYDANTVVPLTFKKAGA, from the coding sequence GTGGCAAAAACTCTTTTACGCAGCGGTAATCTGGATGATTTTCAGGCCGTTGGCGGCGGCGGACAAGCCGTTTTCGAATCAGCGTTGCAAATCCGGGAAGCGCTCCGGTTGCGCAAACAACAGGCCATCGTCGACTGTCTGGCGATTCCTCAGGTCAACGACAGCGGCGACCGCGTGGACTGGTATTCCCCGGTTGAAGGGAGCGTAATCAGCTGGAAAGCGGCCGATGAAGATGATCGCTATCGCGCCCTGCGCTATCTTGAAAACACGCTCGCCAGCGTCGAGTCATTAAGCAAGAAATGCCTGCAGTCGCCCAAAACCGCGCAACAGCTCTTTGGCTCTCTGCTGTCGAAGGCATTTCAGTTTCCGGGCGAAAACTTCCTCTTCCTGGTGGACGGAAAGCCGGTCATCAGCTTCTGGGGGTTTGTAAACCTCAACGAGAACGCGCGCGACGATGTCCTCGACTGCCTGCGTGAGTCCCTGATCCCTGAGCCAGCCCCTGTTGTGATTGACGATCCTGAACCCGAGCCTGAGCCAGAGCCGGTGATGACCTTTGAGCACGCTGACGAGCCGCTGATCGCCCCATCCACGGTGGTGCGTATTACGCCGGAGGATCTGTATGAGCCCGAACCGGCCCCCGTCGTTGCGCAACCTGTCCAGGAACCTGTTCCGGCGAACATCGTGAAAAAGCGCCGCGTTCCCCTGTGGACCCTGCCGGTTGCCGCCGTGATCGTTGCCGCCGTTGCCGCCCCGCTGCTGTGGCCGAAACAGGCGCCTTCCGCTGAGCCCGCCCCGGCGCCCGCACCTGAACCCGTGGAGATTGCGCCAAAGCCGATCAAGGCGGTTGAACCGCTGGCGATGAAGTTACCGCTGCATCAGGCGGAGGTCATGGCCAGCAAAGAAAAAGAAGCGGCTCCAGCTGAAGCTGCGCCACAACCCGCTCCGGTGGTGATTGTCGCCATTCCGAAAGACGCCATGGTGATGGAAGCGAATCAGGTGAAAGCGGGATCGACGCGCTTCCTGAACGGCACCTGGCGCGCCATCCTCGACGTGAAGGATCCGGTGACCGGCAAGCCGCCGTCGCTGCGCTATCAAATCCAGAACAATAAAGGTTTCGCCCGCGTTGTCCACGGCGACAACATTGTCTGCCGCGCGGAGGTCTTCTCCGGCCTACACAGCAATGGCGAACTGATGATTAAGAGTCGCGGTACTGCCCGCTGCACCGACGGTTCCCGCTACCCGATGCCGGAAGTGGCCTGTAAAGCAGGCACCAGCGATATCGCAGAATGTCGCGCCCGTTATGATGCCAACACCGTCGTCCCACTGACGTTCAAGAAAGCAGGTGCCTGA
- a CDS encoding virulence factor SrfB, with protein MLVNLCDYKQSVTLIANSGVQFLDFGLTPQDSASNGRFVRKTANGPLLRLDFDLVNGRYTLPGMNGGQPEVVKPETTIPLHQSLTVLDGVWLPVPFLRFNPPRTFVEGPDNWARVQVRKLDTPDTAGNTHRVTLALDSQIADHATSALSPVENDILNGTRFALAWRDSEVDSFLDQTWIDGWLREAFTQYADGVENRSERDLQQAMRSFEYQAHWLNLLTMLGEQLTVPEVKFVTHTLSTPAIPVDLILDVGNTHTCGVIIEDHGDANDGLRQTAELQVRSLSEPQFLNEPLFTSRLEFSEARFGKQHFSVESGREDAFVWPSIVRVGDEARKLAMQRLGTEGNSGISSPRRYLWDETPVVQDWRFSQMNSKTQREPLATAFPLMNLMNDDGEPLFTLPQDERLPVFSPQYSRSTLMTHMLCELLAQALGQINSVATRLRLGFPASPRQLRTLILTLPSAMPKQEREIFRRRMFEAIAIVWKAMGWHPQDEDFVTRKQQEKSVVPVPEIQMEWDEASCGQLVWLYNEAISRFGGQTEAFFASLARPDREPEPGSQPGRALRVASIDIGGGTTDMAITHYQLDDGSGNNVKITPQLLFREGFKVAGDDTLLDVIQRYVLPALQTQLQKSGIADASLLMASLFGDSGRIDTQAVLRQQTALQLFMPLGHAILAGWESSDIDDPLAGLHATFGDLLPQKPTRNVMNYLQQAIDHALPAGSDAFDLFAVPLHVNFREMQDAMLAGQFTLASPLHAVCEAISHYSCDILLITGRPGCLPGVQALIRHLQPVPVNRIVWLDKYQVHEWYPFSQQGRIGNPKSTAAVGAMLCSLALDLRLPRFNFKAADIGAYSTVRYLGVLDNTVNTLREENVWYQDIDLDKPGAKLDARLHFPLRGNVTLGFRQLANARWPATPLYTLSINSAELAKAIAGDGVLNVRLKLCGGSKHEGPEAFELSDAWLQDGTPVAPDALTFKLNTLADRRHSGSHYWIDSGSVYLK; from the coding sequence ATGCTGGTAAATCTTTGCGACTATAAACAAAGCGTCACGCTTATTGCCAACAGCGGCGTGCAGTTCCTCGATTTCGGTCTGACGCCGCAGGACTCCGCCAGCAACGGGCGCTTCGTACGTAAAACCGCGAACGGCCCGCTGTTGCGCCTCGATTTCGACCTGGTCAACGGTCGCTATACCCTGCCGGGCATGAACGGCGGCCAGCCTGAAGTGGTCAAGCCAGAAACCACTATCCCGCTGCATCAGTCGCTGACGGTACTGGATGGCGTCTGGCTTCCGGTTCCTTTCCTGCGCTTCAACCCGCCGCGGACGTTTGTGGAAGGGCCGGATAACTGGGCGCGCGTTCAGGTGCGCAAGCTTGACACCCCGGACACGGCAGGCAATACCCACCGCGTGACCCTCGCGCTTGACAGCCAGATTGCCGACCATGCCACGTCCGCGCTCTCTCCGGTGGAAAACGATATTCTGAACGGCACCCGCTTCGCGCTGGCCTGGCGCGATAGCGAGGTAGACAGCTTCCTCGATCAGACCTGGATTGACGGCTGGCTGCGCGAGGCGTTTACCCAGTATGCCGACGGCGTTGAGAACCGCTCTGAACGCGACCTGCAGCAGGCGATGCGCAGCTTTGAGTATCAGGCCCACTGGCTCAACCTGCTGACCATGCTCGGTGAACAGCTCACCGTGCCGGAAGTAAAATTTGTCACCCATACGCTCAGCACGCCTGCCATTCCGGTCGACCTGATCCTCGACGTGGGCAATACCCACACCTGCGGCGTCATTATTGAAGACCACGGCGATGCCAACGATGGGCTGCGCCAGACCGCCGAGCTGCAGGTCCGCTCGCTCAGCGAGCCGCAGTTCCTGAACGAACCGCTGTTCACCAGCCGTCTCGAGTTTTCGGAAGCGCGTTTTGGCAAGCAGCACTTCTCGGTGGAAAGCGGTCGCGAAGATGCCTTCGTCTGGCCGTCGATTGTCCGCGTCGGTGATGAAGCCCGAAAGCTGGCGATGCAGCGTCTGGGCACCGAGGGCAACAGCGGTATCTCCAGCCCGCGTCGCTACCTGTGGGATGAAACCCCGGTCGTGCAGGACTGGCGCTTTAGCCAGATGAACAGCAAGACCCAGCGTGAACCGCTTGCCACCGCGTTCCCGCTGATGAACCTGATGAACGATGACGGCGAGCCGCTCTTCACGCTGCCGCAGGACGAGCGCCTGCCAGTCTTCTCGCCGCAATACAGCCGCAGCACCCTGATGACCCACATGCTGTGCGAGCTGCTGGCTCAGGCACTGGGGCAGATCAACAGCGTCGCCACGCGCCTGCGCCTGGGCTTCCCTGCCTCGCCGCGCCAGCTGCGCACGCTGATCCTGACGCTGCCCTCCGCCATGCCAAAGCAGGAGCGCGAGATCTTCCGACGCCGCATGTTTGAAGCCATCGCCATTGTCTGGAAAGCGATGGGCTGGCACCCGCAGGATGAGGATTTTGTCACCCGCAAACAGCAGGAAAAAAGCGTGGTGCCGGTACCGGAAATCCAGATGGAGTGGGATGAAGCCAGCTGCGGTCAGCTGGTCTGGCTGTATAACGAAGCCATCTCCCGCTTTGGCGGCCAGACCGAGGCCTTCTTCGCCTCCCTTGCCCGTCCGGACCGTGAGCCTGAGCCGGGCAGCCAGCCGGGACGCGCGCTGCGCGTCGCGTCCATCGACATCGGCGGCGGCACAACGGATATGGCGATCACCCATTACCAGCTGGACGACGGCTCCGGCAATAACGTCAAAATCACCCCGCAGCTGCTGTTCCGGGAAGGGTTTAAGGTGGCGGGCGACGACACGCTTCTGGACGTGATTCAGCGCTACGTATTGCCCGCCCTGCAAACGCAGCTGCAAAAATCCGGTATCGCAGACGCCTCGCTGCTGATGGCTTCACTGTTCGGCGACTCCGGGCGCATTGATACCCAGGCCGTACTGCGCCAGCAGACGGCGCTGCAGCTGTTTATGCCGCTTGGCCATGCGATTCTTGCCGGGTGGGAGTCCAGCGACATTGACGATCCGCTGGCTGGTCTGCACGCCACCTTTGGCGATCTCCTGCCGCAGAAGCCGACCCGCAACGTGATGAACTATCTGCAGCAGGCGATCGACCATGCCCTGCCTGCGGGTTCTGACGCTTTTGACCTCTTCGCCGTGCCGCTGCACGTCAATTTCCGCGAAATGCAGGATGCGATGCTGGCCGGGCAGTTTACGCTGGCCTCCCCGCTCCACGCGGTGTGTGAGGCGATCTCCCATTATAGCTGCGACATTCTGCTGATCACCGGACGCCCGGGCTGCCTGCCTGGCGTTCAGGCGCTGATTCGCCACCTGCAGCCGGTGCCGGTCAACCGCATCGTCTGGCTGGATAAATACCAGGTGCATGAGTGGTATCCGTTCAGCCAGCAGGGGCGCATTGGCAACCCGAAATCGACCGCTGCCGTGGGGGCCATGCTCTGCAGCCTTGCGCTTGACCTGCGTCTGCCGCGCTTCAACTTTAAAGCCGCGGACATTGGCGCGTATTCCACCGTGCGCTATCTGGGCGTGCTGGATAACACCGTCAATACCCTGCGCGAGGAAAACGTCTGGTATCAGGATATCGATCTTGATAAACCCGGTGCGAAGCTTGACGCGCGTCTGCACTTCCCGCTGCGCGGTAACGTCACCCTCGGCTTCCGCCAGCTGGCGAACGCGCGCTGGCCTGCCACGCCGCTCTACACGCTCAGCATTAACTCGGCCGAACTGGCAAAAGCGATTGCCGGCGACGGCGTGCTGAACGTGCGGCTCAAACTCTGCGGCGGCAGCAAGCATGAAGGCCCGGAGGCCTTCGAGCTGAGCGATGCCTGGCTGCAGGACGGCACGCCGGTGGCGCCTGACGCCTTAACCTTCAAACTGAATACCCTGGCCGACCGCCGACACAGCGGCAGCCACTACTGGATCGACAGCGGGAGCGTATACCTGAAATGA
- a CDS encoding virulence factor SrfC family protein gives MTATTTTTQALIGWINETRLNAPVLDNDADALLARINAAQARELAIERAMTRQSSIGLYGHSQSAKAHLLLSLCGSGNGRLNVTPGQRTFDYFSHINPGHALTNMAVRFTRETPEALDEAFPLRLSLVTEAELVQLFIARTTLHPQMRAVDKAVIETRLEKWRGLRQPQSVPGITAQDVGAIARFWQSTVPAAKQQIDDALWHEFAQLVPSLDLSTRASVWSLLWGEQQELTQQWLNLAHVLHQTSHASEIAAPLSLLVDSFGLPGEGFLTHDGSVALQNTQETLLHPLNNGEMLNAISLPVDVLAFLTRELVLPVENGALDNVDIIDIPVFEDRHADPLRQAKSQWLLEHYRQQLQPDVLVICNATAQHEQTAKKAKVLMNWVRETQPAEESALPGLVWAITPHDARFTTRQNLDEAVQHLLGKPGLRWGTLQALDSHSMQRVIEWLSQATLPAQRQKRLGTLKNALRLELSAMMQSYLAPLVEEPGIRRTQAENMVRTLQSSAARHGELLEGLLPPLKAFETLLAVQQPREEQVNGLFTDTIDLFAENAQESAGLYQTKDKARLAHKVWINHLRQWSRNEATAARLGLDPAVLQQIADVLVVTSYRLDLPQQLQRIVEADKSSAAQLHAVMGNFVGWLGYDKTPVATRPASRIRKGQAIFVTPVVSSAEPRLTRLGEQPVHAATAYVYDWLVALYSRAIENIDYHHPHDVQPDARQALRALIM, from the coding sequence ATGACAGCGACGACCACCACCACTCAGGCCTTAATCGGGTGGATCAACGAGACGCGCCTGAACGCCCCCGTGCTGGATAACGATGCCGACGCCCTGCTTGCCCGCATCAACGCGGCGCAGGCGCGCGAGCTGGCCATTGAACGCGCCATGACCCGCCAGAGCAGCATCGGGCTTTACGGCCATTCGCAGAGCGCGAAAGCGCACCTGCTGTTGTCGCTGTGCGGCAGCGGCAATGGACGCCTGAACGTGACGCCAGGCCAGCGCACCTTTGACTATTTTTCGCATATCAATCCGGGACATGCCCTGACCAACATGGCCGTCCGCTTCACCCGGGAAACCCCGGAAGCGCTTGACGAAGCGTTTCCGCTGCGCCTGAGCCTGGTCACCGAGGCCGAGCTGGTGCAGCTGTTTATTGCCCGCACGACGCTGCACCCGCAGATGCGCGCGGTGGATAAGGCGGTCATTGAGACCCGCCTGGAGAAATGGCGCGGCCTGCGCCAGCCGCAGAGCGTGCCCGGCATCACGGCGCAGGACGTGGGGGCGATTGCCCGCTTCTGGCAGAGCACGGTACCCGCCGCGAAACAGCAAATTGATGATGCCCTGTGGCACGAGTTCGCCCAACTGGTGCCTTCGCTCGATCTCAGCACCCGCGCCAGCGTCTGGTCGCTGCTGTGGGGCGAGCAGCAGGAACTGACCCAGCAGTGGTTAAATCTGGCCCATGTGCTGCACCAGACCAGCCATGCCAGCGAGATTGCGGCCCCCCTTAGCCTGCTGGTGGACAGCTTCGGGCTGCCTGGCGAAGGGTTCCTGACGCACGACGGCTCGGTAGCGCTGCAGAATACGCAAGAGACGCTTCTCCATCCGCTGAACAACGGTGAGATGCTGAACGCCATCAGCCTCCCCGTCGATGTGCTGGCCTTCCTGACCCGTGAACTGGTGCTTCCGGTTGAGAACGGCGCGCTGGATAATGTCGATATCATTGATATCCCTGTGTTTGAAGACCGCCATGCCGATCCGCTACGCCAGGCAAAATCCCAGTGGCTGCTTGAGCACTATCGTCAACAGCTCCAGCCGGATGTGCTGGTCATCTGCAACGCGACGGCGCAGCACGAACAGACGGCCAAAAAAGCAAAAGTGTTAATGAACTGGGTCAGGGAGACGCAGCCTGCGGAAGAATCTGCCCTGCCGGGTCTGGTATGGGCGATCACCCCGCACGACGCTCGCTTTACCACCCGGCAGAATCTCGATGAAGCCGTACAGCATCTGCTCGGGAAGCCCGGCCTGCGCTGGGGCACGCTGCAGGCTCTGGACAGCCACAGCATGCAGCGCGTCATTGAGTGGCTGTCTCAGGCCACGCTGCCCGCGCAGCGACAGAAGCGTCTCGGCACGCTCAAAAACGCGCTGCGTCTGGAGCTCTCGGCGATGATGCAAAGCTACCTGGCACCGCTGGTTGAGGAGCCAGGTATCCGACGCACTCAGGCAGAAAACATGGTGCGCACGCTGCAAAGCAGTGCCGCCCGCCACGGCGAGCTGCTTGAAGGCCTGTTGCCGCCGCTGAAAGCCTTTGAAACACTGTTGGCCGTTCAGCAGCCGCGCGAGGAGCAGGTTAACGGGCTATTTACGGATACCATTGACCTGTTTGCCGAGAACGCCCAGGAAAGCGCCGGTCTGTACCAGACCAAAGACAAAGCGCGCCTGGCACACAAAGTCTGGATAAATCATCTGCGCCAGTGGAGCCGCAACGAGGCGACAGCCGCCCGTCTTGGGCTGGATCCTGCGGTGTTGCAGCAAATTGCGGATGTGCTGGTGGTCACCAGCTACCGGCTGGATCTGCCTCAGCAGCTGCAGCGAATTGTCGAAGCGGATAAGAGTAGCGCTGCGCAACTGCATGCCGTGATGGGCAATTTCGTTGGCTGGCTGGGTTACGACAAGACCCCCGTGGCGACGCGCCCGGCAAGCCGCATCCGCAAGGGGCAGGCCATCTTCGTCACCCCGGTGGTGAGCAGCGCCGAGCCCCGCCTGACGCGTCTGGGTGAACAGCCGGTCCATGCGGCTACCGCGTACGTTTACGACTGGCTGGTCGCGCTCTATAGCCGCGCGATCGAGAACATTGATTACCATCACCCGCATGATGTTCAGCCTGACGCTCGTCAGGCACTACGTGCTTTAATAATGTAG
- a CDS encoding alpha/beta fold hydrolase: MNSFYSQQAGCTVRWHDLPGSGDPVVFIHGLGCAASYEYPRVVRDPLFGARRAILIDLPGSGYSDKPEHYSYKTTDQAHVVAELIDHLKLDSFWLYGHSMGGSIAIETAGLLATRVKGLMVSEPNFHAGGGMFSRSIAAQSEQQFLEQGYDVMLSAEKTAWAGCLQSNAAYAVWRGASSLVAGVEPEWEAQFLSLPCPVTLIFGELSLPDDDVENLQQKGVEVKIIPAAGHSMSWENPSALAQALAGCMTM; the protein is encoded by the coding sequence ATGAACAGTTTTTACTCGCAACAGGCCGGTTGCACCGTGCGCTGGCACGACTTGCCCGGCTCCGGCGATCCCGTGGTGTTCATTCACGGGCTGGGCTGCGCCGCTTCCTATGAATATCCCCGCGTCGTTCGTGACCCGCTTTTTGGCGCGCGCAGAGCGATTCTCATCGACTTGCCCGGCAGCGGCTACAGCGATAAGCCTGAGCACTACAGCTATAAAACCACCGACCAGGCGCACGTTGTGGCGGAGCTGATTGACCATCTTAAACTGGATTCCTTCTGGTTATACGGCCACAGCATGGGCGGCAGTATTGCTATCGAAACGGCGGGGCTGCTGGCTACGCGCGTGAAGGGGCTGATGGTGTCAGAACCCAATTTTCACGCGGGTGGGGGGATGTTCAGCCGGTCAATCGCGGCGCAAAGCGAGCAACAGTTTCTGGAACAGGGTTATGACGTCATGCTCAGCGCAGAAAAAACGGCGTGGGCAGGGTGCCTGCAGAGCAATGCGGCTTATGCCGTCTGGCGCGGTGCATCCAGCCTGGTGGCGGGCGTTGAACCGGAATGGGAAGCGCAGTTCCTGTCACTTCCTTGCCCGGTAACGTTGATTTTTGGCGAGCTCTCTCTGCCGGATGACGATGTGGAAAATCTGCAACAGAAAGGCGTTGAGGTAAAAATTATCCCTGCGGCAGGGCACTCTATGTCGTGGGAAAACCCCTCTGCGCTGGCGCAGGCCTTAGCCGGGTGTATGACGATGTGA
- a CDS encoding GhoT/OrtT family toxin encodes MTLYQKMLVFYAIMASICALITWFLSKDRKRIRLLSAFLVGSTWPMSFPVALLVSLF; translated from the coding sequence ATGACGTTGTATCAAAAGATGTTGGTTTTTTACGCAATTATGGCTTCCATTTGCGCGTTAATCACCTGGTTCCTCTCAAAAGACCGCAAACGTATCCGCCTGCTGAGCGCTTTCCTGGTGGGGTCAACCTGGCCAATGAGCTTTCCCGTTGCGCTGCTGGTCTCGCTTTTTTGA